The genomic stretch AAGATGTGCTCATCAGTTTCTGCTTTTTTGCCCCTCATTTTGTACTTTTCAGGGACAGTAAAGGTttgggaccccaggcagaaggaTTTGCCTGTTGCTAACATGGAGCCAGTCGAAGGGGAACCCAGGAGAGACTGCTGGACGGTGGCTTTTGGTATGCAGATGAATATGTAGTGTAATTTTGCACGGTGTGATCTATAGCTTACTCTACGCTGAGTTGCACTTTGATCTCCTTTCTACCTCTCGTCCAGGCCACGCCTTCAATGATCAGgatcggtgtgtgtgtgctggctaTGACAATGGGGATATCAAGCTCTTTGATCTCCGAAACATGTCCCTGCGATGGGAAAAGAACATAAAAAATGGGGTAAGCCGTCCTGATTGTGTACCACACTGTGCCTAGTGCATAGTCAGTCTATAGGAGGCTGTATACTTCAGAGAAAATTCACGGAATCATGTTAGCAATATGACATTGTATGACGTGTAATCGCTGCGGTGATCACCATTTCGGCACGCCACCTGTGCGTGGTCCCTGAGGTGAACGTTTATGTTTGTTCTGATCCCGCCCACTGTGTACGATTGGCTGACATAAATGTGACACCGCGAGGTTGGTCAGCAGGACAAGTTTTGCAGTTACCAGCATGCTTTTCAGCACACCCTGGGCATCTGTAAATAGTGTATAAAATTAATatgtgtattttatatatttgtgtTAAAGGTCAATATCATAACCGTATAATATTTGCGTGGAATATGTGTTTTTCGTTAGCATGTAAGCGTGAGTGTAAATTGTCGGTTCTCCTGTCTGTCATTGTTAGCATGTTAATAACGAGAGCAACTTCCATTTTAAAAGAACTGCCATATCCATTATTAAAGTGACTCGCTCACTTGCCCCAATCCGTTTATTTGTACTCTCTCTATGTTGGTCTGCTGCATCGAAAACATTCTGCACCCTCTAGGAACGTGGCGTGACAGACAGAACAAGGTGGTGGCGTTAAATGCGTCTGATTGCGTTGACGCGCTTGATTTCATTTTGTATGGATGTCGTTTGAGGTGTGCAGTCAGTGTAACGTTTTAAGGGGGAGGAGCACAGTTTCCGCCCACCTCCGCTGTTGGGGGTTCGGATCCTgcttctgctgtgtgtgtagaatttgcatgttcttcctgtattGTGCATTTGTGTCCTTTTGAGTACCCTGGTTCCTTGCACAGATGGgtgaattggtgtctttaaaatcacccatacaATGTGTGGGTGAGGAACCGGCctgccatccagggtgtccctctgtCGTCTACCCTTCTGGTTCCTCTGTGACCCAGCATTGGATACTTTTGTTTTAGTATAAGAAATGTGAGAAAGCACAAGCTCTTAAATATCTGAACTAGTTTAATGCACATCATTCCGAGATGATGAATGTTTATTTGCTTTAAACTGAAAAAAGTAAGGGCACTTTATTCCGTGTCTCATGTCAGTTTTTGTGATGTCGTTGGTCTGCAGGTATGCTGCGTGGAATTTGACCGGAAAGACATCAGCATGAACAAACTGGTGGCTACATCGCTGGAGGGCAACTTTCACGTATTCGACATGCGAACCCAGCACCCGACCAAAGGCTTTGCATCGGTTTCAGAAAAGGTAACCGTGGAAACAGTCTGGCCTCCACCCTGTGGCCCTGAAATGGGCATTTTGTTACAGGCGTCTGTTACAGCTCCATCCACACAGCCTGGCTTTTGTGAACCTGATCTGATTCCAGCTAAGTGAAGCGTGCTAATCTACTAGGAACCTTTTTAATATGACTTTTATGCCTGGAATGTGCATCAAAGGCTGTTTTCGCCATTTCATAACACGCACAAAGCTCCCTTTTAAGAGAATTCTTAGCGGTCCTGTTTGAGTTATGGAGTGATGCCCTTGGGTTAATGGCCGTGCGCACTGTAGGGAAAGCAGCTCCTCTTCCGCGCTCATTTTGTGGATGTATGATCTTGGGAATCAGCCTTTGCGGATTCTGGGGACTCCCACAGAATGGCGTTTATCCTGTTTTTGACTGTTTGACTGGGCCTTCCAGTCACTCAAGGCAAAGGCTGCAGCGTAGATTGGTTTGCAGTTTTTTTCCATCCTGGTGAGAGCTTCAGaagatgtgctgtgtgtgtgacttaTATGAAGCATGTTTAATAATGACATGTACAACACTAGGCTAGTTGCCCCGACCTTTTCCTCTTTCTAAGGCTTTTCATGCAGGAGTTTGGGAACGCTGCTCAAAATTACTTTTCGACATTTTACGCGAGATCTGagtcttatttttgttttatataattttagaggctccagtttccccccacagtccaaaaacatgctgaggctaattggagttactaaattgcccgtaggtgtgagtgtgccctgcgatgggctggccccccatgctgggttgttccctgcctcatgcccattgcttccgggataggctccggaccccccgcgacccagtaggataagtggtttggaaaaaggatggatggataattttaaAGTGGGGGAAAAAGAAGGAGCCAAAAATCTGGGCACCCCAGGAGATCTGAGCTCTCAGATAACTTTTACCAAGGTCTCACCTTAATTAGCTTGTTAGGGCCATGACTTTGTCATAATCATTGTTAGGAAAGGCCCGGCGACGCAAATATCAAAGCTTTATATGTACCCTGGCTCCTCAAACCATCTCCCAAAAACCAGCAGCCATGGACTCCTCTAAGCAGCTGCCTAGCACTCTGAAAATTAAGATAATTGATGGCCACAAAGCAGGAGAAGGCTATAAGAAGATAACAGCTACCTGAAAATGCACTGCTTTCGGTGATTTAATTAAGAAATGGCAGTTAACTGGAACGTTGGAGGTCAAGTTGAGGGCTGAAGGACCAAGAGAACTGCTCATAGCGTTGCTAGAAGGGCAGCTCAAAATGTCCGCTTAATGTCCGACCTTCAGGAAGATTTAGCAGGTGGTGGTACACTGTTCTACTGTAACAACACCTGCCAAATATGACCTTCATGGAAGGTCaagcctgattttttttggaaatCAGTCCTGTGGACTGAGGTAGTTTTAAAATAGAACTTTTTGACCACAAAGCGCACAGGTATGTTTGGAGAAATGAAGAGAACAGCTCTCCAACTGTTACGCCAGGGGGAGGATCGATCATGCTTTGGGCTTGTGTTGCAGCCAGGGGCACGGGGAACATTTCACTGCTAGAGGGAAGAATGGATTCAATTAAATACCAGCATTTTCTAGAAGCAAACATCACACCATCTGTAAAAAAACTGAAGAATATAGGATGGCATCTCCAATAAGATGATGATCCTAAAGGCACCTCAGAATGCACAGTGGGCCACCTCTAGAGGTGCAAGGCCACGAATGACCTTCAGTCGCTGGACCTAAACATCATCAAAAATCTGTGGGTAGACCTCAGAAGAGCAGAGCATGCAGGACGACCCAGGAATCTCCCAGGGCGGCTTTTTacaaggagcaatggatgagaATCCCCATACAACTGGAAGGCTCTTAGCTGGCTACAAGAAGCATTCACTTTTGCTTTGGGGCCTTTGCTTTTTTTGATATTTTGAAATTGCAACAgatggaaataaaatgtaatattgctTAAAATATTACAGAAATGCGTCTTTAACTTAAAATCGGGTAATCTTAGCTATTCATGCTAACAAATTTTGACCAGAGGTGCTTGCACTTTTACATGCCAATTTTGTATGCTAGGATATGCCACGAATTTCTAAATGGGCAATACGTGTAGTAAACCGTTTAAAAGCCAGTGGCTGGAACTAAGTTCCTGACAGCAAATCTTCTCCTTTTTCAGGCCCACAAATCCACAGTGTGGCAGGTGAGACACTTGCCACAAAACAGAGACGTCTTCATGACCACAGGTGGAGCAGGAAACCTACATCTGTGGAAGTAGTAAGTTCATGTCTTTTCCTACATGATGTCTCCTGCTGTAGCTGGGTAACCGGTACCTATGCATGAGGCTTGTGAAGAGCATCGTAGTTGACCTTGTCAACCACATATTTGTGCAAAATGGCTTGAAGTGCAGGTGCTAGATAGATGAGGTTACATGTCATATAGTGGTCCTCTGATTCTGTTCCAGCGAGTATCCAGCTCAGAGGAGCAGGAAGGACGCTGAGGATGTGGACATGGGGGTGGCCGGCTCCCTGAACCTGCTGCAGAACGTCACCTTGTCCACACAACCCATCGCCAGCCTGGACTGGAGCCCCGACAAGCAGGGCCTGTGCGTCTGCTCGGCTTTTGACCAGGCCGTCCGCATCCTCATCGTCACCAAACTCAACCGCGTGTGAAGGGCACCTCGTTTTCCCGGCCACGTCCTCAGGGGGTCTGACTTACTGAAGGTGTCCCCTGTTCAGGAGCCTCTCGTTCTAAGGAACAGAGCAAGATCTGCCCTCTTTGTTTCGGTTTCATTCTCACtctggttttattttttataaatttaCCCTGTATAACTTCTTTCTGCTGTCTTTGGTCGAATCACAGTCTGATGCAAGATAGAACTGCTACTAACGAACTTCAGTTTTAATTACATCCATACATGGAAATATTCAGAAGCCTGATATGTCACTTTCCAAGTATTCAGGCAACAAAACCTAGGATATTCAAAAGAATGTTCTTCGGTAGAGAGAAAGCAAACATGCATTAAAGAAATGTGTAAATTTAAATGCCAGCATGATAGGATGTAATTACATTATTAAATTCACACACAAATCTCTTTCGAGAAAATAAGTTTGCCCTTAAGCAGAGATTATATCCATTAAACAGGTTATATCCAgcatttaaaactgaaaaagtCCTGCAGATCTTTATCTTCAACTGATTTATCATGGATTCCAGCATACACAGTCTTCAAGAGATTTGTTTTGAATTTCCCTTCAAGGATATCGATGTATTTTTCCAGACCACCTATAGAAACGAAAGGTGAATGTTAGACATACAGGATGTACAGCACTTGTCAAAAGGCTGGACACATCTACCCATacaaaggtttatttgtacttttCTCGTCATTTCCGAATAATCATAGATCACAGCTATAAACCAATATATATGGATTATTATGCACTGAtcaaaaaagtattaaatatttattgaGGGAGCAACTCTGTGGGTTGGgtctcagaaggttgctggtttaaatcccatggttggcagagcgatgccaccattgggcccctgagtgagacccttaaccccagttgctccatgGACTGGCTGAACCTGCTTTTTCCTCTacgccagtttcatgaggtggcctcttgtgatgcttttccagctgccttcactctctggtcaaactcctccaaaaccatttctgttgtatttaggtcaggtggccaggttaCGTGATGTCACACTATCACTCTATTTCATATGCAacttggtgtgtccaaacttttgatggGTAGTGCGCAGTTAAAGATTGTTAGTAATGGCTCAATAAATGTTAATTATGTTGACTTGGACATATCTGATGACCATTTGAGGGACTTTGTATTCCCCCCAAGAAGCAGAACATACCGAGACCCATGACCTTCCCGTAGGCAATTAGATTGGGGCCCAGCTGCGGGTGATCAAACTGCTCCTCCTTCATGAGGATGCGGACGATTTCTCCCGTTATGAAGGCATCGTCGAAGTTCTGCTCACTGATGGGCCTGAGCGGGAACTTGCAGTAAACATCCACGGCAGCCAGGGGGTCAGACTTAACCAGCAAATCGGCAAGCTCGATGTAAGCATCGTGGACCTGCAGTGGAAGGTCAGTGTGACAGTTGCCCGTTACTCTCTATTTagcccagtggttctcaaactctgtcctgaggacccactgccctgcttgttttcctgctatccctgccccccacacacaagtcccagctgtctttcagcttctgatggactgaacacacctgatccaggtaatcagcagtgtgtagggcagggatagctgggaaacaagcagggctgtggggtccgaggaccgagtttgagaaccactgatttaGGGCAAACAAAAGAATTCCTCGATGCGTGTTACACTGGCCTCTGGTGCCATGGCGATGACCTCTTGGTAGAGTGTGCATGCCTTCTCCATGGTGTTGGCTGAGCGGGAGAGGGCCCGAGCCAGGCCTAGGCGCGGGACGTGGGACCAGCAGTTGCGCATCATGGACTCTGCACTACTAATGTGATCCAGTGCAAGCTCCCCAGCCTTTGgagctgacacacacacatggggaCAAAGATGTTTACAAGTCAGTGCTAAGGTGGAGCCTTTTTCAGAAGCTTGAGTTATAACCAGTGGTGGACATTTTAGGTCCAAGatgtaaaagtccagaccaagattttgtttcaaccaaccagctgagtataaagagtcacagtcacaaagtactcagatggttggttgaaacaaaatcctgctgtggatttttactttctggatctgaaatgtCCACCACTACCTTTAacacagcttttttttttcactaaCTTAGCTGCATAAGTTTATATCCTGCAGACCCTCGACCTGAGAGAGGTGGGGGGTGCTGTAGGCTTTCACCCAGATGGTGAGTGGCTGGGGCTGCTGATTGGCTCAGCGGTCACAtgtctgggcccttgagcaaggcccttaacccccagttccaGGGGCCCCAcgttggctgaccctgtgctctgacccacaagctatggagagcaaggtgGGTAGGCGACGAGAcgaattccaatgtacctgcatTCATACTTAAATGGCCTATGGTCAATAAATGATTTGTCATTATGATACCGTCATTAACCTTGAGGCTCGAGCTGTTCCTCAGATGACTGGCAGGCTGGTTTGGGAGCCATGGGCGTAGGCTTGGATTTTGAGGTTGTTTTGCATGGCGTCCTTGGGCACTTTGGCTTGGCTCCAGTGCACCCTCTGCTGGACAACAGTAAGACTAAAAATGAGACTGCTGTAGTGCGGTTACTTTGTAGATAAATTTAATGAACGTGCAGTGTAATACTCATTTCCACTCTCCCGAGTCAGTAAATACCAGTGCTGGGCAGAGTGCCAAGTTTTACCCATGATTTACTGTAGTGTCTCAGGTTAACGGTTGTGCTCAAAGTTGCTACAACTAGCCTTGGACTTGAAAGTCCATGTCATTATTTACTATGAAAACTTCTGGGGCAAAGCAAGGTTCAACTAAGGCCATGATGAAGGCAAAGTCAGAGCACCTTGCCACAGGTGGGGTAGGTTTGGCTGACGGGGAAGCTGGTTTTTCAGTTCTTCGGCTGGGTGTAGCTGCAGCACACCCTCTGCCTGGCATCCTGGCACGGCTGAGCCCCTCTCCAGCAGCCCTCGCTCCTGAGCCATGGTGAGCACCCCCCAGTGGAGAGGCTGTCTGGTTGGCAGACATCTCCATCTCCTTTTTCGCCTGATGATCCTGCCACCACTTCTGAGCTGAAGGAGAAAAGGAATAAAAAATCCATACAAATCAACTTGAAGCAGATAAATGCAGTGTGCCATTATCtgctgtattattgttgcatcaGACTGGCGAAGTGCAACATTGCATTAGGCcctttgctgcctgggatatgctCCAAGTTGCCCATGTGACCCTGGTCAGGATAAACGGTTGAGAGATGGATGGTTGTCACCACAAGGTGCATTTTGGGATGGGAATTTTTTTGTTGCTACAATCTGAGGTACCCATGGACTCGTTTCTGTACGGTGAAATTACTCGCCCCTGCAAGGCAATGCCAGAAGTTTCAGCAGGAGTTTGCAGCGCTCAGGGATGGGAAGATGCGGGGAATTCTCCCTGCTCACCGGCCAGCTGCCTGGGTGTGGGTCCAGACTGGATGGCGTCCTCCAGCTCGATGCTGGCCTGGAAGCTGAGGAGGCAGTCAGCCAGGGAGCCGCGCACGCTCTCTGAGTCCGGCTCATGGTCGTACCGGGCGAGCTGAACTTGACCGAGCAGGCAGAGGGCGTGGCTGCTGCGGGGCGTGGCCACCACTCCAATCTGGCACACCTGGCCAATCGGAGAAGGCATAGAGAAAAATCCAGATCTTTGTGTAAATGTTCTCATTATTCAGATTTGAcagtattttatatttaaaaaatttaccTTTTCCATCTATTCATATTTATTAGGGTTTGTTACCTTTGCCCCTGAATCATAAAGGCGGAGGGTGTGGAGTAAGAGTGTAAAGTCACCTTCTCCTGCAAGTCGAGGAGttcccagcagggggcgatggTGGCGAGCCGAATAAGGGAATTCAGGGCCTGGCACCTCCTGGCCACCCAGGCCTCCCTGCCAGGAACCTGGGCCTGAATGAGGGCCTGGAGCAGGGCGTAGTGGGCGTATAGCAGCGCCCAGTCCATCTGCCGCGCCACCTCTCCCCGACACATGCACCCACACAGACCGCGCGCGGCCAAAACCGCCGTGCTTCAGGAAAGAGGACCATGACTGATCATTTTCTCCTGACACTCAACATGGTCTGTCTCGATTTAAACGTGGTAAATGTGCGTGAGGTTCTCGCTGTTACTTGGAATGCACCAGAAACGCCGCCAAGCGTCACTTTTGGAGACACTTACGCGTGAAAGACCTGATCTGGGCTCATGGCATTCCCAGGACGTTTACAGTCCTTCAGCAAAGTCCCCAGACTGAGGCAGCCTTGGAGGAACTGTGTGTTTCTTAGAGACAGCAGGTCCGCTGTGTCCTGCTTGTCAGCACtggtgaatgggggggggggggggggggggaaccttcAAAAACGTTATTCTGAGAATCCTGGTCTGCAACTTCACGATATTTAATCGTACCTGATGATTTGCATGCACACTAATTTCTGTCACGGTTGCTTGGGCTTTAAAGTAGACTGATCACAGcaacctgtcccccccccccaacctaccTGGCCAGGCCTTCTGGGTTGCAGCTCAGGCTGATGAAATGCTCCAGGCCTTGCTGGAGATACAGTGCTGCCACTACCTTGCTCTCTGGATCCCTGTCTTGCTCTAGCATAGCCAGACCTGTGTAGAACCTATCAGACCAGAGGCACAGGGTGCCGGCAATGTGCTCCGGAATGACAAAGGATGCAGCAGAATCCTGACCGATCCAAACATGCAAGATAGTAGCTGTTCATAAACATGTCTCTTGCCGTTATACCCTTGATCTAAGTACTCTAAAGTCATTCAGCTGACACAGCCAGCTGTGCAGATGGGTAAGGTGTTTAACTCTCTCCTCAGTGCCATCACACATGAGCAAACGATAGGAGCAAGGTAGCCAAGGGCAGAGAGGTCACAGGTGTGTGCTGAGGGGAGTACCTGAGGGGGGCGTGCGAGGGCCGCAGGGCCAGGCCTGTACAGAGATGCTGCAGAGCCTCGCGGGCTTGACCCCGTAGGAGCAGCAAGCGCCCCGCGTGCAGGTTGAGCTCCCAGTCATCGGGGCTTAGGGACCAGGCATCCAGGAACTTCAGCAGGGCCTGCTGCAGAGGTCTCTCCGCACCCAGGCTGCCGGCTCTGGCTCCGCCTCCCTGGGGCAGCAGCACGCAGTCAGGCTGCTGATCATAGCTGCTTTTACAGCAGTGAGGAGGACTGCTGCAGTAAGGGGCTCGTCTGCTAATTCCTATATCCACTAATACTGGTCAACaggtttttttcttaatttttgtcACACAAATAGATGTATTTTGTGCCGAATTCTAGTATCTAATCAGAATTCACACAAAGATTTCGAgtgacacacaattaaatatttatatatatatatatatatatatatatatatatatatatatatatatatatatatatatatatatatatatatatataaataaaatgagtgAGTTCCTCTTGGTACCGTTTTTCCATATCATACAGAGAACAGGATCCTCTCTCAACATGTCAGCGTGTTACAGAAGGTAAACTCTGGCAAAACAGACCTGCAGTACTTTGTGACCCTTCTTCACAAACAGAAATAAGTAAATAATGAATTAATTGAACTTTAATATACCCATACATTCTTAATAAGGAACTATGGGTGACAGCATAATTCTGAGTGTATATCTGAAATCATAGTACATAAACACTGCTTAGTTATTCTATGACAAATTCTTTGTTGACCAATTAACAAACTCATGtctctgcagaaaaaaaaaattgctggtGTTTTTTCCTTAAAAGTAATCAAATCTCTGAATAATGCAAATGTGATGAACTTATCTAGAAGTGGGTTTGAAAAAAATCATGGTTTTATGTTAGATTTGTGTCATTTGTTATTTCATTGAGAAATGCCATTGCCATCGCTCTGCTTCCCAGACAGCAGcagaaccgccccccccccccccccccccctggaccAGCCAAGTCGCCACATAGGCGGTCACCCCCCATCTGAGCGCTCTTCTGTCTGAAGGTCACCACCCGGGACCCTTTGAAACCTCAGAGGCACTGAGCTGgcaggggacgggggggggcacctttCCTGCTCTCTTTGACAGCCAGATGAAAAGGGTCTGGATGTAATCGGCTTTGGCCGGCAGGCCCTGCTCCCTCAGCTGCCGGTACTCTGCGTCCAGGGCTTTCAGCTGCTCCTCCAGGGTGGGCCCGCTGGAGAAGCCGTGGAGCTTGCAGATGGCCAGGACCTCGTCCTCCTTCCCTGCCACCTGGGCACCATCCAGGTCCTGGGCATCTCCTTCAGCCTGCTAGAGAAGCAGACCGTCCCAAGTACAACATCATAGGGATCAGACAGGCACGAATTACTACATTTACTGCGCAGTCAGCATCAGGCCccttgggggtggtgggggtcaGGGGGATGTTTTTCCAGACTGGGAAGTTTGTGGAAAGGTTGCATGGGGGGGCTTCCTCAGCTTTGGAGCGGATGTGGAGAGAATGCTAGTTTGGTTCCCGCCAGTGGAAGTCTGGATCCCTTCAGAGCCAAGCAGACAATAAGAGGCAAAGTCGGGAATCCATGCTTGGGGAGAAGATGAGGTCACAAACCCGACTACGGGTCATGGACAGTTGGCGTTCTGCCTTTACTGCTGCCCAGGGGTCATTGTCTCACCCCCTCTTTCCAGGATGGATCCCAGTTGCAGCAGCTCTgaaagcctgccccccccccccccccccccccccccacccccacccctcct from Brienomyrus brachyistius isolate T26 chromosome 3, BBRACH_0.4, whole genome shotgun sequence encodes the following:
- the LOC125738570 gene encoding uncharacterized protein LOC125738570 isoform X7, giving the protein MLTRRSKVNPLNELPLKESWRVPELDLDRRMSAALVQCPFHYRGCESLLRLSEAGSHAKGCPCRPPQKLDPKEVTGTEWYKKYFAFSNKLEIETKHTLEMRSWEMRLQTAIGGDDVGELSRHGDAQLRLYRERLPEPGHLIRYEDGRVLLDCLERAAIHYASAVRLKPRDPKLHLMLGRVLEQLHYAAEMHGLSRQQAEGDAQDLDGAQVAGKEDEVLAICKLHGFSSGPTLEEQLKALDAEYRQLREQGLPAKADYIQTLFIWLSKRAGKGGGARAGSLGAERPLQQALLKFLDAWSLSPDDWELNLHAGRLLLLRGQAREALQHLCTGLALRPSHAPLRFYTGLAMLEQDRDPESKVVAALYLQQGLEHFISLSCNPEGLASADKQDTADLLSLRNTQFLQGCLSLGTLLKDCKRPGNAMSPDQVFHATAVLAARGLCGCMCRGEVARQMDWALLYAHYALLQALIQAQVPGREAWVARRCQALNSLIRLATIAPCWELLDLQEKVCQIGVVATPRSSHALCLLGQVQLARYDHEPDSESVRGSLADCLLSFQASIELEDAIQSGPTPRQLAAQKWWQDHQAKKEMEMSANQTASPLGGAHHGSGARAAGEGLSRARMPGRGCAAATPSRRTEKPASPSAKPTPPVASRGCTGAKPKCPRTPCKTTSKSKPTPMAPKPACQSSEEQLEPQAPKAGELALDHISSAESMMRNCWSHVPRLGLARALSRSANTMEKACTLYQEVIAMAPEVHDAYIELADLLVKSDPLAAVDVYCKFPLRPISEQNFDDAFITGEIVRILMKEEQFDHPQLGPNLIAYGKVMGLGGLEKYIDILEGKFKTNLLKTVYAGIHDKSVEDKDLQDFFSFKCWI
- the LOC125738570 gene encoding uncharacterized protein LOC125738570 isoform X3; translation: MDNCDLEKITISVGTLDPPFQPSITRYKVTVPSNINQVTLNLQTSDCGASYRICFGNGSNVLNVDDGMNQVDIEVVAEDGTSQIYCIEVIKLSASTAKLEDLIVSPDTKLHPTFSANMYEYSCMVNFDCDAVTILPKIPDDNMQVSVNGTHIPGQIRLAVGDTRIETKVCSADGTKSQVYTVLVTRKEIPLAFTFNDVKDRLEYECPVSLTAFYRPVSVSPSEPKHIFSSPYIDMLTRRSKVNPLNELPLKESWRVPELDLDRRMSAALVQCPFHYRGCESLLRLSEAGSHAKGCPCRPPQKLDPKEVTGTEWYKKYFAFSNKLEIETKHTLEMRSWEMRLQTAIGGDDVGELSRHGDAQLRLYRERLPEPGHLIRYEDGRVLLDCLERAAIHYASAVRLKPRDPKLHLMLGRVLEQLHYAAEMHGLSRQAEGDAQDLDGAQVAGKEDEVLAICKLHGFSSGPTLEEQLKALDAEYRQLREQGLPAKADYIQTLFIWLSKRAGKGGGARAGSLGAERPLQQALLKFLDAWSLSPDDWELNLHAGRLLLLRGQAREALQHLCTGLALRPSHAPLRFYTGLAMLEQDRDPESKVVAALYLQQGLEHFISLSCNPEGLASADKQDTADLLSLRNTQFLQGCLSLGTLLKDCKRPGNAMSPDQVFHATAVLAARGLCGCMCRGEVARQMDWALLYAHYALLQALIQAQVPGREAWVARRCQALNSLIRLATIAPCWELLDLQEKVCQIGVVATPRSSHALCLLGQVQLARYDHEPDSESVRGSLADCLLSFQASIELEDAIQSGPTPRQLAAQKWWQDHQAKKEMEMSANQTASPLGGAHHGSGARAAGEGLSRARMPGRGCAAATPSRRTEKPASPSAKPTPPVASRGCTGAKPKCPRTPCKTTSKSKPTPMAPKPACQSSEEQLEPQAPKAGELALDHISSAESMMRNCWSHVPRLGLARALSRSANTMEKACTLYQEVIAMAPEVHDAYIELADLLVKSDPLAAVDVYCKFPLRPISEQNFDDAFITGEIVRILMKEEQFDHPQLGPNLIAYGKVMGLGGLEKYIDILEGKFKTNLLKTVYAGIHDKSVEDKDLQDFFSFKCWI
- the LOC125738570 gene encoding uncharacterized protein LOC125738570 isoform X2, which translates into the protein MDNCDLEKITISVGTLDPPFQPSITRYKVTVPSNINQVTLNLQTSDCGASYRICFGNGSNVLNVDDGMNQVDIEVVAEDGTSQIYCIEVIKLSASTAKLEDLIVSPDTKLHPTFSANMYEYSCMVNFDCDAVTILPKIPDDNMQVSVNGTHIPGQIRLAVGDTRIETKVCSADGTKSQVYTVLVTRKEIPLAFTFNDVKDRLEYECPVSLTAFYRPVSVSPSEPKHIFSSPYIDMLTRRSKVNPLNELPLKESWRVPELDLDRRMSAALVQCPFHYRGCESLLRLSEAGSHAKGCPCRPPQKLDPKEVTGTEWYKKYFAFSNKLEIETKHTLEMRSWEMRLQTAIGGDDVGELSRHGDAQLRLYRERLPEPGHLIRYEDGRVLLDCLERAAIHYASAVRLKPRDPKLHLMLGRVLEQLHYAAEMHGLSRQQAEGDAQDLDGAQVAGKEDEVLAICKLHGFSSGPTLEEQLKALDAEYRQLREQGLPAKADYIQTLFIWLSKRAGKGGGARAGSLGAERPLQQALLKFLDAWSLSPDDWELNLHAGRLLLLRGQAREALQHLCTGLALRPSHAPLRFYTGLAMLEQDRDPESKVVAALYLQQGLEHFISLSCNPEGLASADKQDTADLLSLRNTQFLQGCLSLGTLLKDCKRPGNAMSPDQVFHATAVLAARGLCGCMCRGEVARQMDWALLYAHYALLQALIQAQVPGREAWVARRCQALNSLIRLATIAPCWELLDLQEKVCQIGVVATPRSSHALCLLGQVQLARYDHEPDSESVRGSLADCLLSFQASIELEDAIQSGPTPRQLAAQKWWQDHQAKKEMEMSANQTASPLGGAHHGSGARAAGEGLSRARMPGRGCAAATPSRRTEKPASPSAKPTPPVARGCTGAKPKCPRTPCKTTSKSKPTPMAPKPACQSSEEQLEPQAPKAGELALDHISSAESMMRNCWSHVPRLGLARALSRSANTMEKACTLYQEVIAMAPEVHDAYIELADLLVKSDPLAAVDVYCKFPLRPISEQNFDDAFITGEIVRILMKEEQFDHPQLGPNLIAYGKVMGLGGLEKYIDILEGKFKTNLLKTVYAGIHDKSVEDKDLQDFFSFKCWI
- the LOC125738570 gene encoding uncharacterized protein LOC125738570 isoform X1, which codes for MDNCDLEKITISVGTLDPPFQPSITRYKVTVPSNINQVTLNLQTSDCGASYRICFGNGSNVLNVDDGMNQVDIEVVAEDGTSQIYCIEVIKLSASTAKLEDLIVSPDTKLHPTFSANMYEYSCMVNFDCDAVTILPKIPDDNMQVSVNGTHIPGQIRLAVGDTRIETKVCSADGTKSQVYTVLVTRKEIPLAFTFNDVKDRLEYECPVSLTAFYRPVSVSPSEPKHIFSSPYIDMLTRRSKVNPLNELPLKESWRVPELDLDRRMSAALVQCPFHYRGCESLLRLSEAGSHAKGCPCRPPQKLDPKEVTGTEWYKKYFAFSNKLEIETKHTLEMRSWEMRLQTAIGGDDVGELSRHGDAQLRLYRERLPEPGHLIRYEDGRVLLDCLERAAIHYASAVRLKPRDPKLHLMLGRVLEQLHYAAEMHGLSRQQAEGDAQDLDGAQVAGKEDEVLAICKLHGFSSGPTLEEQLKALDAEYRQLREQGLPAKADYIQTLFIWLSKRAGKGGGARAGSLGAERPLQQALLKFLDAWSLSPDDWELNLHAGRLLLLRGQAREALQHLCTGLALRPSHAPLRFYTGLAMLEQDRDPESKVVAALYLQQGLEHFISLSCNPEGLASADKQDTADLLSLRNTQFLQGCLSLGTLLKDCKRPGNAMSPDQVFHATAVLAARGLCGCMCRGEVARQMDWALLYAHYALLQALIQAQVPGREAWVARRCQALNSLIRLATIAPCWELLDLQEKVCQIGVVATPRSSHALCLLGQVQLARYDHEPDSESVRGSLADCLLSFQASIELEDAIQSGPTPRQLAAQKWWQDHQAKKEMEMSANQTASPLGGAHHGSGARAAGEGLSRARMPGRGCAAATPSRRTEKPASPSAKPTPPVASRGCTGAKPKCPRTPCKTTSKSKPTPMAPKPACQSSEEQLEPQAPKAGELALDHISSAESMMRNCWSHVPRLGLARALSRSANTMEKACTLYQEVIAMAPEVHDAYIELADLLVKSDPLAAVDVYCKFPLRPISEQNFDDAFITGEIVRILMKEEQFDHPQLGPNLIAYGKVMGLGGLEKYIDILEGKFKTNLLKTVYAGIHDKSVEDKDLQDFFSFKCWI